One Longimicrobium terrae genomic region harbors:
- a CDS encoding DUF6157 family protein has protein sequence MSYTNTFIRISPDCPVEHSVVPEPRAGQKTVPLLQYELLSSAPYRYTGDDVIYEVHVRHKQIADDELAARAGEIRAELFSKPHPCLRASMLPKKYGWGVHYDEQGRIALYGAESPEYQRFLQPDSGVTVLNAMRNKKAS, from the coding sequence CTGCCCGGTGGAGCACAGCGTGGTTCCGGAGCCGCGCGCGGGGCAGAAGACCGTCCCGCTCCTCCAGTACGAGCTGCTTTCCTCCGCGCCGTACCGCTACACGGGCGATGACGTGATCTACGAGGTTCACGTCCGCCACAAGCAGATCGCCGACGATGAACTGGCGGCGCGCGCGGGCGAGATCCGCGCGGAGCTGTTCAGCAAGCCGCACCCGTGCCTGCGCGCGTCCATGCTCCCCAAGAAGTACGGCTGGGGCGTGCACTACGATGAGCAGGGCCGCATCGCCCTCTACGGCGCCGAATCGCCCGAGTACCAGCGATTCCTGCAGCCCGACAGCGGCGTGACCGTCCTCAACGCCATGCGCAACAAGAAGGCGTCATGA